In a single window of the Bactrocera dorsalis isolate Fly_Bdor chromosome 2, ASM2337382v1, whole genome shotgun sequence genome:
- the LOC125776175 gene encoding uncharacterized protein LOC125776175, which produces MLAKALNHIRQKRIIIIAAKSDLKSKRDQYLTQLFQLCEAEKMLNVVVIPVDFPQTNVFYSYTIFPKFHLEEKTLGSGGVEVFPRRLKNLHGYGIRSMPDQILPHSFAYELDGRVQVGGYIVKIVQTFATSINATLFYPLPIKLKNYDPVGVHRMSHDNVIDIPISNKYLLGMRDLNEGSSPFEISDVCLMTPIRWCRTIQSFYEVYTDETHFQMIIVFTIMILTLCYCCRWLQYKLDGRPYHATVLSAFTDPNYLACRFELSKPARLPRLQI; this is translated from the exons ATGCTTGCCAAGGCGCTCAATCATATACGACAAAAACGTATAATAATCATCGCGGCTAAATCTGACCTTAAGTCGAAACGCGATCAGTACCTAACGCAGCTTTTCCAATTGTGTGAAGCAGAAAAAATGCTTAACGTGGTTGTAATCCCTGTGGATTTTCCACAGACCAATGTTTTTTACAGCTATACaatttttccgaaatttcaTTTAGAAGAGAAAACGCTCGGTTCCGGTGGTGTAGAGGTTTTTCCGCGTCGCTTGAAAAATCTACATGGTTATGGCATACGCTCAATGCCCGATCAGATCCTACCGCACTCATTTGCTTACGAGCTGGATGGACGTGTACAAGTGGGAGGTTATATAGTGAAAATTGTGCAAACATTCGCAACAAGCATAAATGCAACACTGTTCTATCCGTTaccaataaagttaaaaaattacgaTCCAGTGGGTGTGCACAGAATGTCACACGATAATGTTATCGATATACCCATTTCTAACAAGTATTTGTTGGGAATGCGAGATTTAAATGAGGGGTCGAGCCCTTTTGAAATTAGCGATGTTTGTCTCATGACACCAATAAGATGGTGTCGCACAATACAAAGTTTTTACGAAGTATACACGGATGAAACACACTTTCAAATGATTATAGTCTTCACTATTATGATATTGACCTTGTGCTATTGCTGTCGATGGTTGCAATACAAGCTAGATGGCAGACCTTACCATGCAACCGTACTGTCGGCATTCACTGATCCAAATTATCTTGCTTGTCGTTTTGAGTTGAGCAAACCTGCTAGATTACCACGTTTG CAAATCTAA